GAGAGGGAAGAGGGGTGTGTCGCAGGTAGACCCCGGGGGTGAAGGGGCCAAAGGTCGAAGGCCAAAGGTGGGCAAGAACGGACAAGTTCGAAGGTCAATCCATTGTATCAACTTGACATCAACGTTTGGGTTTAATACAAGGgacttcatttatatagcgcttttcttcccccctcaggacgtcccacagcgcctcacagccaatgaagtactatcggagtgcgctcactgttgtaatgtgggaaacgccaattagcgcacagcaagctcccacacacagcgatgtgataatgacccagatcatctgttttagtgatgttggtcgagggataaatattggccccaggacaccggggagaactccccctgctcttcttccaatagtggccccgggatcttttacatccacccgagaggcagacgggggcctcggtttaacgtctcatctgaaagacagcacctccgacagtgcggcactccctcagtactgcccctccgacagtgtggtgctccctcagtactgcccctccgacagtgcagcactccctcagtactgcccctccgacagtgtggtgctccctcagtactgcccctccgacagtgcagcactccctcagtactgcccctccgacagtgtggtgctccctcagtactgcccctccgacagtgcggcactccctcagtactgcccctccgacagtgtggtgctccctcagtactgcccctccgacagtgcggcgctccctcagtactgcccctccgacagtgcggcgctccctcagtactgcccctccgacagtgcggcactccctcagtactgcccctccgacagtgcggcgctccctcagtactgcccctccgacagtgcggcgctccctcagtactgcccctccgacagtgcggcgctccctcagtactgcccctccgacagtgcggcgcgccctcagtactgcacctctgacagtgcggcgctccctcagtactgcccctccgacagtgcggcgctccctcagtactgcccctccgacagtgcggcactccctcagtactgcccctctgacagtgcggcactccctcagtactgcccctccgacagtgcggcactccctcagtactgcccctctgacagtgcggcactccctcagtactgcacctctgacagtgcggcgctccctcagtactgcacctctgacagtgcggcgctccctcagtactgcccctccgacagtgcggcgctccctcagtactgcacctctgacagtgcggcgctccctcagtactgcccctccgacagtgcggcgctccctcagtactgcccctccgacagtgcggcgctccctcagtactgcccctccgacagtgcggcgctccctcagtactgcccccacgTAAGACGTATTGAAAGTAATTGCGTCCTTGAACACTTGGGCGGGGGGATGCACGATGGGGGAAAAAATGTCAGGTTGACCATGAGTCCAGAATTGGCCAATGGGGTAAGGAAGAGACAGCTCGCCGTTCCATTGGCTGTGGGGAAGGCGGTGATTCACGACAATGGGCGTGTTGGGCGACCAATGCCGGAAAAGTGTATGGGAGGGGCGGGGCCAGGATGTCGTCCAATCAGAGTTGCCGATACCCCGTTGGTGGCTTGGCTGGGAATTTGGCTGTGGTCGGTGTTTGACCTTTCACCTCTCGCTCTCGCTAACTCTCTCCCTCCAGCTCCTCTTACTCCGCGGGTACGCCTTCAATCACTCGGCTGACTTCGAAACGGTGAGAATGATGAAGGAGAAGTTCTGCTATGTCGGCTACAACATCGAACAGGAGCAGAAGCTGGCCCAGGAGACGACTGTGCTGGTGGAGTCTTACACGGTGagtggggctgtactgagggagggccgcattgtcggaggggcagtactgagggagcgccgcactgtcggaggggcagtactgagggagccccgcactgtcggaggggcggtactgagggagcgccgcactgtcggaggggcggtactgagggagcgccgcactgtcggaggggcagtactgagagagtgccgcactgtcggaggggcggtactgagggagcgccgcactgtcggaggggcagtactgagggagcgccgcactgtcggaggggcggtactgagggagcgccgcactgtcggaggggcagtactgagggagcgccgcactgtcggaggggcggtactgagggagcgccgcactgtcggaggggcagtactgagggagccccgcagtgtcggaggggcggtactgagggagtgccgcactgtcggaggggcagtactgaagattcatcacctctctccctctctccctgtagctGCCTGATGGGAGAGTGATCAAGGTCGGAGGGGAACGCTTCGAGGCACCAGAGGCGCTCTTCCAACCTCACCTCATCAACGTAGAGGGGGTCGGAGTAGCAGAACTTCTCTTCAACACCATCCAAGCGGCAGATATCGACACAAGGTAGGGGCAGCACATTGTCGGGGTCAGGGGGAGGAGATTCTGAATTGTTCACTTCCCGGCCTCCCCCTGACTCGGGGAGCCCCTCCCACCTTAGGCTCGATCCGTACCTCACCCGGCCTGGCCCCCCCTCTGCATGCAGCTATTCGGCCATGGGAGCCATCATGGCCATACATTCCTTTCCTCACGCAACGATCTCTGGTTAGCGATGAGCCCgtgtatgtgtctcagtgtctcctgtacattgtacactgtcggaggggcagtactgagggagcgccgcactgtcggagggatagtactgagggagcgattcaATCCAATTTGATGTGGCACATTCAGCAAGTGtttccaccactctctctctctctctctctctctctctcagagccGATTTCTACAAGCACATTGTCCTGTCTGGAGGTTCCACGATGTACCCCGGACTTCCCTCCCGTCTCGAGCGTGAGATTAAACAACTGTATCTGGAGCGTGTTCTGAAGGGAGATGTGGAAAAGCTATCGGTGAGTAAGATTTTATCCCGAGTCCAATCTAACCCGTGcttcacctgccctgggagtatttgatggggacagtgtagagggagctttactctgtatctaaccccctgtacctgccctgggagtgtttgatgggacagtgtagagggagctttactctgtatctaaccccctgtacctgccctgggagtgtttgatgggacagtgtagagggagctttactctgtatctaatcccgtgttgtacctgccctgggagtgtttgatgggacagtgtagagggagctttactctgtatctaaccctgtgctgtacctgccctgggagtgtttgatgagacagtgtagagggagctttactctgtatctaaccccctgtacctgccctgggagtgtttgatgggacagtgtagagggagctttactctgtatctaaccccctgtacctgccctgggagtgtgtgatgggacagtgtagagggagctttactctatatctaaccccctgtacctgccctgggagtgtttgatgggacagtgtagagggagctttactctgtatctaaccccgtgctgtacctgccctgggagtgtttgatggggcagtgtagagggagctttactctgtatctaaccccgtgctgtacctgccctgggactgtttgatgggacagtgtagagggagctttactctgtatctcaccccctgtacctgccctgggagtgtttgatgggacagtgtatagggagctttactctgtatctaaccccgtgctgtacctgccctgggagtgtttgatgggacagtgtagagggagctttactctgtatctaaccccgtgctgtacctgccctgggagtgtttgatgggacagtgtagagggagctttactctgtatctaacccactgtacctgccctgggagtgtttgatgggacagtgtagagggagctttactctgtatctaaccccatgctgtacctgccctgggagtgtttgatgtgacagtgtagagggagctttactctgtatctaaccccctgtacctgccctgggagtgtttgatgggacagtgcagagggagctttactctgtatctaaccccctgtacctgccctgggagtgtgtgatgggacagtgcagagggagctttactctgttgtaTCAGGAAAGTGTTGGGCAGGTTTTATTTCCTGTTTGGTGAAGTTGGTGTGAGGTGCGGTGGGTGGAACTGGTCGTGGGGTGTGGAGGATTCGCGGTGATtctccggctccccccccccccgggtctatGGGTTGTTGTTGTTCCCACAGTTTCAGCCTCTTACCACCCCCCCTGTGTTTCTGCCACAGAAATTTAAGATCCGCATTGAGGACCCCCCTCGCAGGAAGCACATGGTGTTCCTGGGCGGTGCTGTGCTCGCTGATATCATGAAGGACAAAGACAATTTCTGGCTGACACGGCAGGAGTACGAGGAGAAGGGTATCCGTGTCCTGGAGAAACTGGGCGTCACTGTGCGATAGGGGCCGCTGCCGCTGTCACCGCCTTCTGCCTGCTGTAACATGCAACACGTAACATGCAACACGTAACATGCAACACGTAACATGCAACACGTAACATGCAACACGTAACATGCAACACGCAACACACAACACGTAACATGTACCGCCCGTAACATGCACCACGTAACATGCACCGCCCGTAACATGCAACACGTAACATGCACCACTGTAACATGCAACACGTAACACATGCACCACCCGTAACATGCAACACGTACCACATGCACCACCCGTAACATGCAACATGTAACATGCAACACGTAACACATGCACCACCCGTAACATGCAACATGTAACATGCAACATGTACCACATGCACCACCGTAACATGTAACACACATCACGCAACACGCAATGCACAGCACGGAACATGTCGCACATGCACCACCCGGAACATGTAACACACATCACGCAACACGCAATGCACAGCACGGAACACGTAACGCACACCACGCCCACACGTAACACAGGCTCCACATGTAACGCGCAACACTCAATGCATTCAACACGTGACACGCCATGCAACACGCACTGTGCAACATGTCACGCACTGTGCAACACGACACGCATCACGTAACACACACGCACCGCACCCCACGCACACAACATGCAACACACTCGCTAAACACAAGTGGTGCAATCACCTTCTCACGCCCCACACAGCTGCAGCTGCGGCCAGTTTACCGCGAGTTGATTTTTTTTTGCTCGGCCCGTCTGGGGAGGGTCTGGGGTCGAAGGTCGAGCGgccgtcactgggggggggggtcgaaGGTCGAGCGgctgtcactggggggggggggggtcgaaggTCAAGCCACTGTCCCTGCCAGGAGCCCGTTCCGGACCGGACTGTACGTCTGTGTTTTTTTTGTATCATTAATCGTTTCTGAacctgaggggggggagggggggggggagggaagtcgagggggagggggagcgatttcTGGCCGCAAttaaccccccccccaaccaccccctttCCCTCCCCGCCATCGCCCCGGGATACGGGCTCGCTAAATGTCCGCCGGGCCCTCCCCCCTCCGACCTTTGCGAGCGAACGAATTTTTGCCGCATGCGGAAGGCGCGATGCTGGGCTAGGGGAGAGCCATCGAGcagggacacactcacacacacggacctcggtctctctctctctctcttcgttccATAAACCCAGCGGATAATCCCGCCTTCAcggcccctgccccccgcccctcgccccccGCGCGCTTCCCGTCGCCAATCCCTGCGTGACACCCTCTTGGGCAGAATTTGCCGGGGAGAAGGCGGGGGTGGAATTCTGTTGTGGGGCAGGTGAGAAACAAAAACGTTTTCCAAACGGACGCCCCCAGCCCCGCGCTCCGACGGAACTCCGGGAACGCGGACCGAGTCATGGCGGGCGCTTTCGACCCGCCgataccccacccctccccctttttGATACGATTCCCCCCAGGCTCTGATTGACAAACACTGTGTGTTAACTGAAAATAAACCCTCGCTCCCTCTCTGCACTGACGATTTGTCGATCTTGTTctctgagtgagtgggtgtgggagagagagagaaagagagagagtgtgtgtgtgtgtgtgtgggagagagagagagagagagagagagagtgtgtgtgtgggagagagagagagagagagagtgtgtgtgtgtgggagagagagaaagagagagaagtgtgtgtgtgtgtgggagagagagagagagagagagagagagtgtgtgtgggagagagagaaagagtgtgtgtgagagagagagagagagagagagagtgtgtgtgtgggagagagagagagtgtgtgtgggagagagagagaaagtgagtgtatgtgggagagagagagagagagagagtgtgtgtgtggagagagagagagagagagagagagagagagtgtgtgtgtgtgtgtgggagggagagagagagtgtgtgtgtgtgtgtgggagagagagagagagagagagagtgtgtgtgtgtgtgggagagagagagagagagagagagtgtgtgggagagagagaaagagtgtgtgtgagagagagagagagagagagtgtgtgtgggagagagagagagtgtgtgtgggagagagagagaaagtgagtgtatgtgggagagagagagagagagagagtgtgtgtgtgggagagagagagagagagagagagagtgtgtgtgtgtgggagggagagagagtgtgtgtgtgtgtgtgtgtgtgggagagagagagagagagtgtgtgtgtgtgggagagtgtgtgtgtgtgggagggagagagagtgtgtgtgtgtgtgtgggagagagagagagagagagagtgtgtgtgtgtgggagagtgtgtgtgtgtgggagagagagagagagagagagtgtgtgtgtgtgtgggagagtgagtgagtgtgtgtgggagagagagagagtgtgtgtgggagagtgagtgtgtgtgtgtgagtatgtgggagagagagagagagagagagagagtgtgtgtgtgtgtgggagagagagagagtgtgtgtgtgtgggagagtaagtgtgtgtgtgtgagtgtgggagagagagagagtgtgtgtgtgtgtgggagagtgagtgtgtttgtgtgggagagagagagtgtgtgtgtgtgggagagagtgtgtgtgggagagagagagtgtgtgggagagagagagagagagagagtgtgtgtctctaTAATTGAATCCAATGGGTTCCTCCCCCACCACACTGAGTCTGTGAGCCCCAGGTTTTACAGAATTTCCCCCAGTGTAAAAACagaaagacgtacatttatatagtgcctttcaacacCTCGGGTTGTCCCACAGCCAATGAGGTAGTTttattttgggagtgtagtcactgttgtaatgtgggaaacgctaatttgcgcacagcaagctcccacacacagcgatgtgataatgatccagatcatctgttttagtgatgttggtcgagggataaatattggccccaggacaccggggagaactccccctgctcttcttccaatagtggccccgggatcttttacatccacccgagagggcagacggggcctcggtttaaagtctcatccgaaagatggcccctccgacagtgcggcgctctctcagtactgcccctccgacagtgcggcactccctcagtactgcccctccgacagtgcggcgctccctcagtactgcccctccgacagcacagtacggcgctccctcagtactgcccctccgacagcacagtatggcgctccctcagtactgttagcCTGGATTCTTGTActcgagtccctggagtaggactggaacccacgaccttgtgactcggaggtgagagtgctgcccactgagccactagctGACACGTAAGAGAACTTGGCGTTGGAGCATTTTACTGCACATTTGTCTCTGCTGTATAATTAATTCAGTGAGAGAGCTTGAGCCCTGGGGAGGCAGTCGCTGAATCGAGTTCGGCCAGCTGGCAGAGAACCTCTCGAGGTCACCAACCAGCTGGTCGCTGCTGGGATCTGACCCAGTCCCGTCCCAACCCCGCTCCTCCCGACTCCAGACTCTGCTGTGCAGCAAATAGGTTGGAGCAGAACTTTGAGAGTTTGTGATGTTTTGAGGCGGGAGGGGGCAATTAATCACTGCTTACTATCCCCCTCACGGGCCACCTCGCGCAGAGGGTTCGGTTTTCCACGTGCAAAGGCCGGATATTTGACTGTGTGAGGCATCACCGACGAGCGTGAGTGGTGCACTGTCCGGCGGGGATCACTGGACAGCGGTCTGGCTGTTTTCCCCGGGGGTTGCCGAGTCCAGTCAGAGAGACGACGGGCCGAAAGGCTGGAAAGTTCCATGTATTTGTGATGCTCTTCACGGTCGAATTTCTGCCTCGGAGCTCACACGCTCGGACAAGGTATTAACAGTTTAGGCTTTGGAATCAAAAATGGCATTTCTAAATCTGCGGGGTGACCCCAAATTGGGGTGATTTTCAATACTGAAGAAGACAgcaacaaattataggaggacatCATCAGCATCGTCATCATAAggctgtccctcggagtcgaggaagacttgcttccactcctgcagtgagtccttaggtggctgaacagtccaatacgagagccacagtccctgtcacaggtgggacagacagtggttgagggaaggggagggtgggacaggtttgccgcacgctccttccgctgcctgcgcttggtttctgcacgctctcggcgacgagactcgaggtgctcagcgccctcccggatgcacttcctccacttagggcggactggtctttgggcccagggactcccaggtgtgggtggggatgttgcattttatcagggaggctttgagggtggtcccttgtaacgtttcctctgccccacctttggctcgtttgccgtgaaggagttccgagtagagcgcttgctctgggagtctcatgtctgggggacatgtggacaatgtggccctgcccagcggagctggtcgagtgtggtcagtgcttcgatgctggggatgttgagcctggtcgaggacgctaacgttggtgtgtctgtcctcacaggggatttgcaggatcttgcggagacatcgttggtggtatttctccagcgacttgaggtgtctactgtacatggtccatgtctctgagccatacaggagggcgggtatcactacagccctgtagaccatgagttcggtgctggatttgagggcctggtcttcaaacactcttcctcaggcgaccgaaggctgcactggtgcactggaggccgtgttggatctcgtcaatgtctgctcttgttgataggaggctcccgaggtatgggaaatggacaCGTTGTGCAGGGCcgggccatggatcttgatgactggggggcagtgctgtgcggtgaggacagtctggtggaggagctttgtcttacggatgttaagcgtaaggcccacgctttcgtacgcctcggtaaatacgtcgaccatgtcctggagttcatggatgaattacaacaattgtacattcctgtctggcgtaaaaataaaaaagggaaggtggctcaaccgtggctatctagggaaatcagggatagtattaaagccaaggaaatggcatacaaattggccagaaatagcagagaacccggggactgggagaaatttagaactcagcagaggaggacaaagggtttgattagggcagggaaaatggagtacgagaagaagcttgcagggaacattaagacggattgcaaaagtttctataggtatgtaaagagaaaaaggttagtaaagacaaacgtaggtcccctgcagtcagaatcaggggaagtcataacggggaacaaagaaatggcggaccaattgaacaagtactttggttcggtattcactaaggaggacacaaacaaccttccggatataaaaggggtcagagggtctagtaaggaggaggaactgagggaaatccttattagtcaggaaattgtgttggggaaattgatgggattgaaggccgataaatccccagggcctgatggactgcatcccagagtacttaaggaggtggccttggaaatagcggatgcattgacagtcattttccaacattccattgactcgggatcagttcctatcgagtggagggtagccaatgtaaccccactttttaaaaaaggatggagagagaaaacagggaattatagaccggtcagcctgacatcggtagtgggtaaaattatggaatcaattattaaggatgtcatagcagcgcatttggaaagaggtgacatgataggtccaagtcagcatggatttgtgaaagggaaatcatgcttgacaaaccttctggaattttttgaggatgtttccagtagagtggacaaaggagaaccagttgatgtggtatatttggactttcagaaggctttcgacaaggtcccacacaagagattaatgtgcaaagttagagcacataggattgggggtagtgtgctgacgtggattgagaactggttgtcagacaggaagcaaagagtaggagtaaatggggacttttcagaatggcaggcagtgactagtggggtaccgcagggttctgtgctggggccccagctgtttacattgtacattaatgatttagacgagaggattaaatgcagtatctccaaatttgcggatgacactaagttgggtggcagtgtgagctgcgaggaggatgctatgaggctgcagagtgacttggataggttaggtgagtgggcaaatgcatggcagatgaagtataatgtggataaatgtgaggttatccactttggtgataaaaacagagacagactattatctgaatggtgacagattaggaaaaggggaggtgcaacgagacctgggtgtcatggtacatcagtcattgaaggttggcatgcaggtacagcaggcagttaagaaagcaaatggcatgttggccttcatagcgagaggatttgagtacaggggcagggaggtgttgctacagttgtacagagccttggtgaggccacacctggagtattgtgtacagttttggtctcctaacttgaggaaggacattcttgctattgagggagtgcagcgaaggttcaccagactgattcccgggatggtgggactgacctatcaagaaagactggatcaactgggcttgtattcactggagttcagaagaatgagaagggacctcatagaaacgtttaaaattctgacgggtttagacaggttagatgcaggaagaatgttcccaatgttggggaagtccagaaccaggggtcacagtctcaggataaggggtaagccatttaggaccgagatgaggagaaacttcttcacccagagaatggtgaacctgtggaattctctaccacagaaagttgttgaggccaattcactaaatatattcaaaagggagttagatgaagtccttactactcggggatcaaggggtatggtgagaaagcaggactggggtactgaagttgcatgttcagccatgaactcattgaatggcggtgcaggctagaagggccgaatggcctgctcctgcacctattttctatgtttctatgtttctatgtttcagtaatcaagtgccccctgactaaaggTGGGAGGGCATACTCCAAAACCGTTTCAAgtggccctttgttttttttttgagggcacagaaacacaaattatataagtgctccctggctaaaacctgaagggtggaaggtgcctgtgggtggatttttttaacgtggggtgaccgttgcacagcagccaccacacggggcttgacagagcgaggtcttggtccaggggcaagggttgaccaggactggagacctgctctgctgcacggacccagtgcgctcacatatcgcagtgtgggccggtccgtgttgcccctgggtcctcgactctcctgggccccgaactcacgcgttccctgggccccgaacacatcgctctacagtctctcgccgctcctgctgtgtctgccccacgctccaatcagaaGGTGGTAATCAACTGTTCGCTCATGCAGATCCTTAAGCGGCCAATTTTGGCTCTGACAATAAGTTAGTGTGGGCATTGATAAGGCTGAGAATCAGAATAAGACCGGCAAACATTCTGGGATGTGGACAAATTGAAAGAACCTGAACTGGAGAGGGAAACATCGTACCtgcaaaaaactgaaaaaatggccATCAAAAATGGAATATTAAAAACTGCAGAACACGTGTTGGGCCTCAAATACAACACTTAGGGGGGAAATTAATGTACGGGGGTTATCACACTTTGCACCaagcgcagaagtctcgcctctcaggagcacattaataaacttgcagaatgacgaataattagcaaatgaatttcaacgcAGATACATGTGGGGGGTATTACATTTTAGCTGGAACAacagggaggtcacttattgcttggagggtgtgagtctgggtggggtagaggaacaaagggttctttgtacaaatgcacaaatcactaaatgttgcgaCAGAGTTCAGCAAGGGCGTtaaataaaaagcaaaccaagaacttggTTTAATTTCTAGAGGTATACAATTGAAAAGTAaggcagttatgctaaacctgtatccaaccatggttagaccacacttggagcactgcgtacagttctggtcgccatatacctgggttagaccacactgggagcactgcgtacagttctggtctccatatacctgggttagaccacactgggagcactgcgtacagttctggtcgccatatacctgggttagaccacacttggagcactgcgtacagttctggtcgccatatacctgggttagaccacacttggagcactgcgtacagttctggtctccatatacctgggttagaccacacttggagcactgcgtacagttctggtc
This genomic stretch from Pristiophorus japonicus isolate sPriJap1 chromosome 27, sPriJap1.hap1, whole genome shotgun sequence harbors:
- the LOC139239522 gene encoding actin-related protein 2-like, translating into MDSRGTKVIVCDNGTGFVKCGFAGSNFPEYIFPALVGRPIIRSTTKVGNIEIKDLMVGDEASELRSMLEVNYPMENGIVRNWDDMKHLWDYTFGPEKLGIDPHNCKILLTEPPMNPIKNREKVIEVMFEMYQFEGLYIAIQAVLTLYAQGLLTGVVIDSGDGVTHICPVYEGFSLPHLTRRLDIAGRDITRYLIKLLLLRGYAFNHSADFETVRMMKEKFCYVGYNIEQEQKLAQETTVLVESYTLPDGRVIKVGGERFEAPEALFQPHLINVEGVGVAELLFNTIQAADIDTRADFYKHIVLSGGSTMYPGLPSRLEREIKQLYLERVLKGDVEKLSKFKIRIEDPPRRKHMVFLGGAVLADIMKDKDNFWLTRQEYEEKGIRVLEKLGVTVR